The segment GTCCGGGCCCCGGGGCCGTAGCGGCCCCTGCCCCGTGAGGGGCCCCTCGCCCGGCCCGGCCCGGCCCCGTGCCGTTCCTCCGTGCCCCGGCGGAGGCGGTCGCGCTAGGGTCGGGGCGGCAGGGTCGGGCAGCAGCGGGTGGTGGGTGCGGTGGAGCAGCGGGTGGTGGAGCAGCGGGAGTTCGGGCGGCTGCTGCAGGGGCTGGCGTCCGAGATGAACCTGCTGGGGCACGACTTCGCCGCCGCCTCGGGCCTGCACGCCACCGATGTGCAGGCGCTGCTCGCGGTGCTGCGGGCGGCCGATCCGCCCGGCATCACCCCCGGCGGGCTGCGGACCGAACTGGGGCTCACCTCGGGCGCGGTGACCGCGGTGCTGGACCGCCTGGAGCGGGCGGGGCACGTGCACCGGACCAAGGACGAGGCGGACCGGCGGCAGGTGCACGTGCACTACCACCCGGACGCGGCCCGGATCGCCGGGGAGTGGTTCGCCCCGGTCGCGGAGTGCACGGACCGGGTGCGGGCCGAGTTCGCGCCGGAGCAGGTGGACACCGTGGTGCGCTTCCTGACCCGGATGACCGCGGAGCTGGCCGAGTTGCGGCAGGTCAGGCGCACCGAACGGGCCTGAGCCGGGGCCGCCGCGGACCCTTCCCGGTCCGGCCCCGCCGGACACGCCCGATTCGGGCGCCATCACGGGTTCTCGAACCTTTTGCCCGGTATGGTCGGCTCGCGTCCGAACGTCCGGCAGCCCCCTGGGAGCCCCCGCCATGCCGCAGCCCCAACCGGTCCTCGCCGCGCTGACCGGGGCCGCCGTGTTCCTGGTGCTCGGGATCGAGGACGGCGGTGAGCAGACCGTCCGCGACCTGCTGCCGGACCTCGGCGGGCTGGCCCGCTCGGTCGGCTCCCGGGCCCCGCACGAGGAGGTCGGCCTGGTGGTCGGGATCGGCTCCGACGCCTGGGACCGCCTGTTCGCCGGCCCCCGCCCCGCCGGACTGCACCCGTTCGTCGAACTGGCCGGTCCCCGGCACCTCGCCCCCGCCACCCCCGGCGACCTGCTGCTGCACGTCCGGGCGGAGCGGATGGACCTGTGCTTCGAACTGGCCGCCCGGATCAGCCGGCGGCTCGGCGACCGGGCCACCGTGCTGGACGAGACCCACGGCTTCCGCTACTTCGACTGCCGGGACCTGATCGGCTTCGTCGACGGCACCGAGAACCCCACCGGCCGGGACGCCGCCGAGGCGGTCCTGATCGGCGACGAGGACCCGGACTTCGCGGGCGGCAGCTACGTCATCGTGCAGAAGTACCTGCACGACATGGCGGGTTGGAACGCGATCAGCACCGAGCACCAGGAACGGGTGATCGGCCGCACCAAGCTCGACAACATCGAGCTGGACGACGCGGCCAAGCCCGCCGACTCGCACGTCGCCCTGAACACCGTCACCGGCCCCGACGGCGAGGACCGCGACATCTGGCGGCTGAACATGCCGTTCGGGTCGTTCGCCGAGGGCGGCGAGTGCGGCACCTACTTCATCGGGTACGCCCGCGACCCGGGAGTCACCGAGGAGATGCTCCGCAACATGTTCCTGGGCCGCGGGGCCGCCGCCCACGACCGGCTGCTGGACTTCTCCACCGCCGTCACCGGGACCTCCTTCCACGTCCCCTCCGCGGACTTCCTGAACGACCCGCCCCCCGCCCCCGGCGCCCAGACCGAAGCCCCGGCCGTCCCCCTGCCGGTCCGGGACGGCAGCCTCCGCATCGGCAGCCTGAAAAGGAGCACCGCACCGTGAACAACCTACACCGCGACCTGGCGCCCGTCTCCGCCGCCGCCTGGGACGAGATCGAGGAGGAGGCCCGGCGGACCTTCCGACTGCACGTCGCCGGGCGGCGGGTGGTCGACCTGGCCGGGCCCGACGGGCCCGGGTTGGCCGCGGTCGGCACCGGGCACCTCGCCGACATCGCGGCCCCCGGCAGCGGCGTCCAGGCCCGGGCCCGGGAGTCCCTCCAGGTGGTCGAGCTGCGGGTCCCGTTCACCGTCACCCGGGCCGCCGTGGACGACGTCGAGCGCGGCTCCCAGGACTCCGACTGGGACCCGGTCAAGGACGCCGCCCGCACCATCGCGCTCGCCGAGGACCGCGCGGTCTTCGACGGCTACCCGGCCGCCGGGATCACCGGCATCCGGGACGGCTCCTCCAACCACCCGGTCGAACTGCCCGCCGACGTCCGCGAGTACCCCAACGCCGTCAGCCGGGCCCTCACCGCGCTGCGCCTGGCCGGGGTCGGCGGCCCGTACTCGCTGCTGCTCGGCGCGGACGCCTTCACCGCCGTCAACGAGACCTCCGACCACGGCTACCCCGTCCACAACCACCTGGCCCGCCTGCTGGACGGCGAGATCATCTGGGCCCCGGCGGTCGAGGGCGCCGTCCTGCTGTCCGCCCGCGGCGGCGACTTCGAGCTGCACCTGGGCGAGGACCTCTCGATCGGCTACCTCTCCCACGACGAGACCACCGTGCACCTCTACCTCCAGGAGTCCCTGACCTTCCAGCTGCACACCCCGGAGGCCGCGGTCGCCCTCGGCTCGATCTGACGGTCCGTCAGCAACCGAGGCCCGGAGCCCCACCCGCGCGTTCGGAGCGGGTGGGGTTTCTGGTGCCAACAGGTGCTGGTGGAAAGGGAGTTGACGGCACCGGGGGCGCAATCCGGACAGAGCTGCGCGGAGTCTTCCGGCGGTGGTGCGGCGGGCCCCACCATGGGGGCAGTACGGGGACTTTCGGTGAGGGGAGCACACCGTGTCCGATTCTTCCGTTCCCAGCTGTCCGTTCCTCGACCCGGCCGGGGCCGCGCTGCACGCGGAGGCCGCGGAACTGCGCGAGCAGGGCCCGGCGGTGTGGGTGGAGCTGCCGGGCGGGGTGCGGGCCTGGTCGGTGACCCGGCACGCGGTGATCCAGGCGCTGACCACCGACCCGCGGGTCTCCCGGGACTTCCGGCTGCACTGGCCGGGGGCGGCGGAGGTGCCGGAGGGCTGGGTGCTGGGGCCGGTGGCGTTCCAGGACAGCTTCGTCAACCAGTACGGGGCCGAGCACCGGGCCGCGCGGAACCGGCTCGCGCCGACCTTCCTGCCGCGCCGGGTGGAGCGGATGCGCCCGCAGGTGCAGGCCACGGCGGACCGGCTGGTGGCGGCCATGGCCGAACTGGCCCCCGGGGAGCGTACGGACCTGCGGCTGGCGCTGTCCCGGCCGCTCACCCTGACGGTGATCTGCGACCTGTTCGGCGTGCCGGAGGAGCTGCGCGGCGCGCTCTGCGAGGCGATCGACACCGTGCTGGACTCCTCGCTCTCCGAAGACCGCGCGCTCGCCGCGCAGATCGAACTCGACGTCCGGCTGCGCGAGTTGCTGGCACGCAAACGGACCGACCCGGCGGCCGACCTGACCAGCGACCTGCTGCTGTCCGACCGCCCCGGCGAACGTCCGCTGTCCGAGCCCGAGTTGGTCGGCACCCTGTTCACGATGATCACCGGCGGGTTCGAGACCGCCGTCAACCTGATCACCAGCGCGGCCCTCGAACTGCTCACCCACCCGGCCGAGTTGGCCCGGGTGCGGACGGGCGCGACCGGCTGGGCGGACGTGATCGAGGAGACCCTGCGGGTCGAGGGCCCGGTGATGCACGTCCCGCTGCGCTACGCGGTCGAGGACCTCGACCTCGGAGAAGGCGTGCTGATCCGCAAGGGCGACCCGATCATCCTCGGCTTCGCCGCCGCCGGCCGGGACCCGCGGGTGCACCCGGAGCGCCCGGACGCGTTCGACCCGGCCCGCGCCGACAAGAGCCACCTGGCGTTCGGCCACGGCCCGCACTTCTGCGTCGGCGCCCCGCTCGCCCGGCTGGAGGCGGAGATCGCGCTCAGCACCCTGTTCGCCCGGCTGCCCGCCCTGGCCCTGGCCGAGCCCGACCGGACGCCCGACCGCCTCCCGTCGATGATCGTCAACGGCCCGGCCGCGCTGGACGTGGTGCCCCGGCCGGTGGCCGGATGACCGCCGACCGGCCGTTCGCCCCGCCCGCCGGGTCCGCGCCGCGGCCGGCGGGACCCGCCCGCCCGGCCGCGGGCTGCCCCGTGCTCGACCCGGCCGGGGCCGCGCTGCACGCGGAGGCCGCGGAACTGCGCGAGCAGGGCCCGGCGGTGTGGGTGGAACTGCCGGGCGGGGTGCGGGCCTGGTCGGTGACCCGGCACGCCGAGATCCAGGCGCTGGCCGCCGACCCCCGGCTGTCCCGGGACCACCGGCACTGGCCGGACGCGCACCTGGCGCCGGAGGGCTGGGCGCTGGCCCCGTTCGCGTTCCAGGACAGCTTCTTCAACACGCACGGCGCCGAGCACCGCCGCGCCCGGGCCCGGATCGCCCCGGCGTTCTCGCCGCGCCGGGTCGAACTGCTCCGCCCCCACGTCCGGGAGACCGCCGAACGCCTGGTCGGAGCGCTGGCCGCGCTGCCGCCCGGAACGCGCGCCGACCTGCGGCAGACACTGTCGCTGCCGCTGACCATGACGGTGATCTGCGACCTGTTCGGCGTGCCGGAACACCTGCGCGGCGCGCTCGGCCACGCCATCGACACCCTGATGGACTCCTCCCTCGCCCCGCCCGCCGCCCTCGCCGCCCAGGCCGAACTGGCCGTCCGGCTCGCCGAGTTGCTGGCCCACAAGCGGGCCCACCCGGCCGCCGACCTGACCGGCGACCTGCTGCTGTCGGCCGGCCCGGACGGCCACCCGCTGCCCGAACCGCTCCTGCTCGGCACCCTGTTCGCCATGGTCGGCGCCGGGTACGAGACCACCGTCAACCTGATCACCAGCGCGGCCCTCGAACTGCTCACCCACCCGGCCGAGTTGGCCCGGGCACGGGCGGGCGCGACCGGCTGGGCGGACGTGGTCGAGGAGACCCTGCGGGTCGAGGGCCCGGTGATGCACCTGCCACTGCGCTACGCCCTGGCGGACGTCGACCTCGGCGAGGGCGTCCTGATCCGCAAGGGCGACCCGGTCCTGCTCGGCTTCGCCGCCGCCGGCCGGGACCCGCGGGTGCACCCCGCGGACCCGGACGCGTTCGACCCGGGCCGCCCCGACAAGAGCCACCTGGCGTTCGGGTACGGCCCGCACTTCTGCCTCGGCGCCCACCTGGCCCGGCTGGAGGCGGAGACCGCCCTGAGCACCCTGTTCGCCCGGCTGCCCGCCCTGGCCCTGGCCGAGCCCGACCGGCCACCCGCCCGGCTCCCGTCGATGATCGTCAACGGCCCGGCCACCCTGGACGTGGTGCCCCGCCCGCTCCCCGCCCCCGAACCCGACGACCGCCCACGCCCCTGCTGAACCGCACCCACCGCCCCCGACCGCCGGGCCCGCCGTCGACCGCCTCCCTGCCCCGGCGGCCCGTTGCTGCCACTGCCCCTGTCCCGGCCTCCGCCCCCGCCTCTCCCCTCCCGCACCCCGCCCCCGGCGGGCCTCTCGGTAGGGTGGGGCCCGGCCAGGGACGACTCCAGGAGGCGGTGTGCGGCAGTACCGGGCGATGGTGGCGGTGGGGGACTCGTTCACCGAGGGGATGTGCGACGACACCCTGCCCGACGGGCAGTTCCGCGGCTGGGCGGACCGGGTCGCCGACGCGCTGGCCGCCGAGGCGGGGGCGGACGGCTTCCGGTACGCGAACCTGGCGGTGCGGGGCAAGCTGATCGGTCAGATCCGGGCCGAGCAGGTCGACCTGGCCGCGGCCACCGACGCCGACCTGGTGACGCTGGCGGGCGGCCTGAACGACGTGCTGCGCCCGGGCTGCGAGGTGGCCGAGGTCGAGCGGCTGCTCGGCGAGTGCACCCGCGAACTGCTGGCCGAGGGCCGCACCGTGGTGCTGTTCACCTCCACCGATCCGACCCGGCGGATGGCGGGCAGCAGCCGCCTGCTGCCCGCCATCCTGCGGATGAAGGCGTTCGTGGAGGGCGTGGTCCGGGAGCACCCGGGCGGGGTGGTGCTGGTGGACCTGTTCTCGGCGCCGGTGTTCGACGACCGTCGGCTCTGGGCCGAGGACCGGCTGCACCTGTCCCCGGAGGGCCACCGCCGGGTCGCGCTGGCGGTGCTGGAGGCGCTCGGCCGCCCGTCCGCCGAGGACTGGCGGGCCCCGCTGGCCGAGCCGGACACCCGCACCCGCGGCCGGAAGGCCCGTGAGGATGTCCGCTGGCTGGGCACCCACGTCGGCCCGTGGATCGGCCGCCGCCTGCGCGGCCGCTCCTCCGGGGACGGCCGCCCGGCGAAGCGCCCGGAGCTGCTGCCGTACGAGGGCTGAACGCCGACGGCCGGCAGCGGTCACCGGCAGCTGTCAGCCGTCCGGCCGTCAGCCGTCCAGCCGGACGGTGATGCCGACGGTGCCGCCCTTGCCGCGCCGCAGCCGGCTGCCGAGCAGGGTGAGCCGCCCGACCAGCCCGTACTTGCGGCCGAGCAGCTGCCGGTAGCGCTCGGTGGTGGCGGGGTCGGCGATCTCGGCGGTGGCGGGCAGCGGGGAGCCGCTCGGGTTGCCGCGCACGTCGCACGGTCCGACCAGGACGTCGCCGCGCCGCCGGATCCGCTTGACCTTCCAGGAGTCGGCGACGGTCCACACCCCCAGCGCGTCGCCGTCCCGGACCACCCAGACCGGGGTGGCGACGGGGCTGCCGTCCTTCTTGTAACTGGTGATCAGCAGGTACTTCCCGGCGGCGAGCCGGTCCAGCGCGGTGTCGGCCATCGGGGCAGTCTACGTCTCCCGACGGCCCGTCAGGCCGCCGAGGCGGCGCCGGTGCCGACGGGCCGGGGCGAGGCGGTGGCCCGCCACAGCCGGGCGGCGGACCAGAGCGAGGCGGCCAGCAGCAGCCCGTTGCGGAGCAGGATGACCGCGGTCGGCCACCAGCCGCCGGCCTGCATCGCGTCGAAGAACAGCGGGTAGTCGACGGTGGTGACGCCGACCACGGGCAGCAGCAGCAGGGCGACCGGCCGCTGCGTGGTGTCCTCCACGGTCAGGCAGACGGCGGCCAGGCCGATCAGCCAGACCAGGTACTGCGGGGAGATCACCCGGCTGGTGACGGTGAACAGCAGCACCGCGGTCAGCGCCGCGTCGTACGGGGTGGCGGCCGTCCAGCGCCGGGCCCGGACCCGCCACAGCAGCAGCCAGCCGAAGGCCGCGGCGGTCAGCAGCAGCGACAACTGGGCGATCCGGTGCACGTACCGGCCGAGGAACTCGAACGAGCCGTAGTGCTGCTCGACCCGGCCGGACCAGCCGAACTGCCGTGCCGCCTGCAGGGCGCTGCCGCCCAGCGACTCGATCTCCACGCCGCGCCCGCCCTGGGCGTGCAGGAAGCCGAGGGTGTGGTCGAAGCAGGCGGCGAGGACCAGCAGCAGGGCGAGCG is part of the Kitasatospora cineracea genome and harbors:
- a CDS encoding SGNH/GDSL hydrolase family protein; translated protein: MRQYRAMVAVGDSFTEGMCDDTLPDGQFRGWADRVADALAAEAGADGFRYANLAVRGKLIGQIRAEQVDLAAATDADLVTLAGGLNDVLRPGCEVAEVERLLGECTRELLAEGRTVVLFTSTDPTRRMAGSSRLLPAILRMKAFVEGVVREHPGGVVLVDLFSAPVFDDRRLWAEDRLHLSPEGHRRVALAVLEALGRPSAEDWRAPLAEPDTRTRGRKAREDVRWLGTHVGPWIGRRLRGRSSGDGRPAKRPELLPYEG
- a CDS encoding cytochrome P450 family protein; translated protein: MSDSSVPSCPFLDPAGAALHAEAAELREQGPAVWVELPGGVRAWSVTRHAVIQALTTDPRVSRDFRLHWPGAAEVPEGWVLGPVAFQDSFVNQYGAEHRAARNRLAPTFLPRRVERMRPQVQATADRLVAAMAELAPGERTDLRLALSRPLTLTVICDLFGVPEELRGALCEAIDTVLDSSLSEDRALAAQIELDVRLRELLARKRTDPAADLTSDLLLSDRPGERPLSEPELVGTLFTMITGGFETAVNLITSAALELLTHPAELARVRTGATGWADVIEETLRVEGPVMHVPLRYAVEDLDLGEGVLIRKGDPIILGFAAAGRDPRVHPERPDAFDPARADKSHLAFGHGPHFCVGAPLARLEAEIALSTLFARLPALALAEPDRTPDRLPSMIVNGPAALDVVPRPVAG
- a CDS encoding Dyp-type peroxidase; translation: MPQPQPVLAALTGAAVFLVLGIEDGGEQTVRDLLPDLGGLARSVGSRAPHEEVGLVVGIGSDAWDRLFAGPRPAGLHPFVELAGPRHLAPATPGDLLLHVRAERMDLCFELAARISRRLGDRATVLDETHGFRYFDCRDLIGFVDGTENPTGRDAAEAVLIGDEDPDFAGGSYVIVQKYLHDMAGWNAISTEHQERVIGRTKLDNIELDDAAKPADSHVALNTVTGPDGEDRDIWRLNMPFGSFAEGGECGTYFIGYARDPGVTEEMLRNMFLGRGAAAHDRLLDFSTAVTGTSFHVPSADFLNDPPPAPGAQTEAPAVPLPVRDGSLRIGSLKRSTAP
- a CDS encoding PPOX class F420-dependent oxidoreductase; translation: MADTALDRLAAGKYLLITSYKKDGSPVATPVWVVRDGDALGVWTVADSWKVKRIRRRGDVLVGPCDVRGNPSGSPLPATAEIADPATTERYRQLLGRKYGLVGRLTLLGSRLRRGKGGTVGITVRLDG
- a CDS encoding cytochrome P450 family protein → MTADRPFAPPAGSAPRPAGPARPAAGCPVLDPAGAALHAEAAELREQGPAVWVELPGGVRAWSVTRHAEIQALAADPRLSRDHRHWPDAHLAPEGWALAPFAFQDSFFNTHGAEHRRARARIAPAFSPRRVELLRPHVRETAERLVGALAALPPGTRADLRQTLSLPLTMTVICDLFGVPEHLRGALGHAIDTLMDSSLAPPAALAAQAELAVRLAELLAHKRAHPAADLTGDLLLSAGPDGHPLPEPLLLGTLFAMVGAGYETTVNLITSAALELLTHPAELARARAGATGWADVVEETLRVEGPVMHLPLRYALADVDLGEGVLIRKGDPVLLGFAAAGRDPRVHPADPDAFDPGRPDKSHLAFGYGPHFCLGAHLARLEAETALSTLFARLPALALAEPDRPPARLPSMIVNGPATLDVVPRPLPAPEPDDRPRPC
- a CDS encoding family 1 encapsulin nanocompartment shell protein: MNNLHRDLAPVSAAAWDEIEEEARRTFRLHVAGRRVVDLAGPDGPGLAAVGTGHLADIAAPGSGVQARARESLQVVELRVPFTVTRAAVDDVERGSQDSDWDPVKDAARTIALAEDRAVFDGYPAAGITGIRDGSSNHPVELPADVREYPNAVSRALTALRLAGVGGPYSLLLGADAFTAVNETSDHGYPVHNHLARLLDGEIIWAPAVEGAVLLSARGGDFELHLGEDLSIGYLSHDETTVHLYLQESLTFQLHTPEAAVALGSI
- a CDS encoding MarR family winged helix-turn-helix transcriptional regulator; this translates as MEQRVVEQREFGRLLQGLASEMNLLGHDFAAASGLHATDVQALLAVLRAADPPGITPGGLRTELGLTSGAVTAVLDRLERAGHVHRTKDEADRRQVHVHYHPDAARIAGEWFAPVAECTDRVRAEFAPEQVDTVVRFLTRMTAELAELRQVRRTERA